The following proteins are encoded in a genomic region of Caldalkalibacillus thermarum:
- a CDS encoding SelT/SelW/SelH family (seleno)protein — MSKKKLSIEFCMMUNFLPKAVSLTEELMNNFKGQIESITLIPSSGGVFEVDVDGSRVFSKKESDRFPEQGEVSKIIEDKNLMQRVEE, encoded by the coding sequence ATGAGCAAGAAAAAATTATCAATCGAATTTTGCATGATGTGAAATTTCCTGCCGAAAGCCGTCAGTTTGACGGAAGAATTGATGAACAATTTCAAAGGTCAAATCGAAAGCATCACCTTAATCCCCTCTAGCGGCGGTGTGTTTGAGGTGGATGTGGATGGCAGCCGGGTCTTTTCTAAGAAAGAATCCGACCGTTTTCCTGAACAGGGTGAGGTTAGCAAAATCATCGAAGATAAAAATTTGATGCAGCGTGTGGAAGAGTAG
- a CDS encoding YtnP family quorum-quenching lactonase — translation MEQLKLGKLTLTWLDGGVTHLDGGAMFGVVPKPLWSRKYPCNDNNQIELRTDPILVQTAGLNLLIESGIGYNKLTEKQKRNFGVTQESRLEASLAELGLKPEDIDYVLLTHLHFDHACGLTKWEGDKLVPAFPNAKHIVSQVEWDEMRQPNIRSQNTYWKINWEAVHGLVVPFQGEMKVTEGITMVHTGGHSAGHAVILYESEGEKGIHFGDLMPTHAHQNPLWVMAYDDYPMDSIFFKQEWVPKVMKEEWWLTFYHDKDYRALKWNKTGEIVAAVKREKS, via the coding sequence ATGGAACAATTGAAACTGGGAAAGTTAACCTTAACCTGGCTGGATGGAGGGGTCACACATCTGGATGGGGGTGCCATGTTTGGGGTAGTGCCCAAGCCGTTGTGGAGCCGGAAATATCCCTGTAATGACAACAATCAAATTGAGTTGCGTACTGATCCTATTCTGGTGCAAACAGCAGGTTTAAACCTGTTAATTGAATCGGGAATTGGTTATAATAAACTGACAGAAAAACAGAAACGCAACTTCGGGGTTACACAAGAGTCCCGGCTAGAAGCATCGCTGGCCGAACTGGGCTTAAAACCGGAAGATATTGATTATGTGCTCTTGACCCATCTTCATTTTGACCATGCTTGCGGTTTAACCAAATGGGAGGGAGACAAGCTGGTGCCCGCCTTTCCCAATGCCAAGCACATTGTTTCTCAAGTGGAATGGGATGAAATGCGGCAGCCGAATATCCGTTCTCAAAATACATATTGGAAAATAAATTGGGAGGCGGTCCACGGTCTTGTTGTACCATTCCAAGGCGAAATGAAGGTTACGGAAGGAATTACGATGGTCCATACGGGAGGGCACAGCGCCGGCCATGCTGTGATTTTATATGAGAGTGAGGGGGAAAAGGGGATTCATTTTGGCGACTTAATGCCCACCCACGCTCATCAAAACCCGTTGTGGGTGATGGCTTATGATGATTATCCCATGGATTCCATCTTTTTTAAGCAAGAATGGGTCCCCAAGGTGATGAAGGAAGAGTGGTGGCTTACCTTTTATCACGATAAAGATTACCGGGCTTTGAAATGGAACAAAACAGGGGAAATTGTAGCTGCGGTGAAACGCGAGAAAAGTTAG
- the trmB gene encoding tRNA (guanosine(46)-N7)-methyltransferase TrmB, which translates to MRMRRKPWAEEEIKNNPHLVVPRPHEWRGKWHQFFNNTNPIHIEIGTGKGQFIIEMAKTHPHINFIGLELNSSVLGVALRKLIAARQETELDNCCLIRENATQLTDLFAPGEVERIYLNFSDPWPKRRHAKRRLTYHTFLDLYSDILAENGEIHLKTDNEKFFEFSLNSLSDYGFRLKNITFDLHNSDFEGNIMTEYEEKFAAQGMKIYRCEAVMGEGKR; encoded by the coding sequence ATGCGCATGAGACGAAAACCATGGGCAGAAGAAGAAATCAAAAACAATCCGCATCTTGTTGTTCCTCGGCCGCATGAATGGAGAGGAAAATGGCATCAGTTTTTCAATAACACCAATCCCATACATATTGAAATTGGAACAGGCAAAGGCCAGTTTATCATAGAGATGGCGAAGACCCATCCGCACATTAACTTTATCGGCCTGGAACTTAACAGCAGCGTGCTGGGCGTTGCCTTGCGTAAACTGATCGCAGCACGGCAAGAAACTGAGCTGGACAACTGCTGTTTGATCCGTGAAAATGCTACTCAACTGACCGATTTGTTCGCCCCAGGCGAAGTGGAACGCATCTACCTCAATTTTAGTGATCCGTGGCCAAAGCGCCGCCATGCCAAAAGGAGACTTACGTATCATACTTTTCTGGACCTTTATAGTGATATCTTAGCAGAAAATGGAGAGATTCACCTTAAAACCGATAATGAAAAGTTCTTTGAGTTTTCCCTGAACAGCCTTTCAGATTATGGTTTCCGTTTGAAAAACATCACCTTTGACCTGCACAACAGTGATTTTGAAGGGAACATCATGACGGAGTATGAAGAGAAATTTGCCGCCCAGGGGATGAAAATTTACCGTTGTGAAGCGGTCATGGGAGAGGGGAAGCGTTGA